The following proteins are co-located in the Doryrhamphus excisus isolate RoL2022-K1 chromosome 3, RoL_Dexc_1.0, whole genome shotgun sequence genome:
- the LOC131125787 gene encoding TSC22 domain family protein 4-like → MNCERKRSGFQITSVTPDSGHTSISSQPAPGMILTVIQSTTTSSSPGGSSSQPTTPSLKRKYISHDALVHGGSSSRFRLVRLAGSGSSIRGHGDTYRRGRWMCTDLVEQSQGVGLKSVMDSIRHAHSLESLDSISRETGRGLHLQRREVRGDEKAGLLVHGAPVPIVVKLPEDNTSDSTPPAPQRAQNIPPSLQLSIRGESVLRLSRSQPSSPPPESVHLTPVQAPAAFGLDQSLFSLPAHISSCSSSVVAIDNKIQQAMDLVKSHLMLAVREEVELLREQIKELQEKNQQLEAENHILRTHKPTHIRTSSPR, encoded by the exons ATGAACTGTGAAAGGAAGAGGAGTGGCTTCCAGATCACCAGTGTGACCCCAGACTCGGGTCACACCTCAATCTCAAGCCAACCAGCTCCTGGCATGATCCTGACTGTTATCCAATCAACAACCACGTCCAGCAGTCCTGGAGGGAGCTCTTCTCAGCCCACGACACCCTCCCTGAAGAGGAAATACATATCCCATGATGCCTTAGTGCACGGAGGCTCATCGTCAAGGTTCAGACTGGTGCGGCTGGCGGGGAGCGGTTCTAGTATCAGAGGACACGGCGACACGTATCGTCGTGGCCGATGGATGTGCACAGACTTGGTGGAGCAATCGCAAGGGGTGGGGTTGAAGTCCGTCATGGACAGCATTAGACACGCCCACTCACTGGAGTCGTTGGATTCAATTAGCCGCGAAACAGGAAGAGGACTCCATTTACAACGTCGTGAAGTCAGAGGTGATGAGAAGGCGGGATTATTAGTGCACGGGGCGCCAGTCCCAATTGTGGTCAAACTCCCGGAGGATAATACTTCAGACTCGACCCCTCCTGCGCCACAGCGTGCACAAAACATCCCTCCTTCGTTACAGCTGTCCATAAGGGGGGAG TCTGTCCTCAGGCTGTCTCGCTCTCAGCCAAGCTCGCCCCCTCCTGAATCGGTCCATCTAACCCCTGTTCAGGCTCCAGCGGCCTTTGGCCTTGACCAGAGTCTCTTCAGCCTTCCTGCACACATCAG TAGTTGCAGTAGTAGTGTCGTTGCCATTGACAACAAGATTCAACAGGCAATG GACCTGGTGAAGAGTCACCTGATGCTGGCTGTGCGGGAGGAGGTGGAGCTTCTGAGGGAGCAAATCAAAGAGCTGCAAGAGAAGAACCAGCAGCTGGAAGCCGAGAACCACATTCTGCGCACACACAAACCCACACACATTCGGACATCGTCACCACGCTAA
- the mogat3a gene encoding 2-acylglycerol O-acyltransferase 2-A isoform X2: MMIRFAPLNVPLRRRLQTVAVLQWIFSFLGLAQCCLAAFVLLLFSTWWTVALFYVGWLWLDRDTPSLGGRRSHWVRSWSIWEYFRDYFPVKLVKTVDLDPKKNYIFGFHPHGFSSLFPGLKSHLLMLPFWFRVPLFREYIMSGGLVSSSKSSLSYLLSRPQGGNVAVIAVGGASESLDARPGALTLQVHNRKGFIKMALKHGAQLVPVFSFGENELFDQIQNPTGSPLRTLQDRLQSIMGVAMPLFHARGVFQYSFGLMPYRKPILTVVGTPISVPPSPNPSSEDIESLHKVYLERLSELFEQHKHSYGLQEHQHLTFL; this comes from the exons ATGATGATCCGCTTTGCCCCACTCAATGTCCCACTGAGGAGACGCCTTCAAACTGTTGCCGTGCTGCAGTGGATCTTCTCCTTCCTGGGCCTAG CCCAGTGCTGTCTTGCCGCCTTTGTCCTCCTCTTATTCTCCACTTGGTGGACGGTGGCCTTGTTCTATGTTGGTTGGCTGTGGTTGGACCGTGACACTCCCAGTCTTGGGGGTCGGAGGTCCCACTGGGTTAGGAGTTGGAGCATATGGGAATATTTCAGAGACTACTTTCCCGTAAAG CTAGTGAAAACAGTCGACCTGGACCCAAAGAAGAACTACATCTTTGGATTTCATCCGCACG GTTTCTCCAGTCTTTTTCCCGGACTCAAGTCTCACCTGCTCATGTTGCCTTTCTGGTTCCGAGTGCCGCTGTTCAGAGAGTACATCATGAGCGGAG GTCTGGTATCAAGTTCAAAGTCCAGTCTTTCCTACCTACTGAGTCGTCCTCAAGGAGGAAATGTCGCTGTCATCGCAGTGGGTGGAGCATCAGAGTCGCTGGATGCTCGGCCGGGAGCTTTAACACTACAG GTGCATAACAGAAAGGGCTTCATCAAAATGGCACTGAAACATGG AGCTCAGCTGGTTCCTGTCTTCTCCTTTGGAGAGAACGAGCTCTTCGATCAGATTCAGAACCCGACCGGTTCTCCTCTCCGGACACTACAG GACCGGCTGCAAAGCATTATGGGAGTTGCGATGCCTCTGTTCCATGCTAGAGGAGTTTTCCAGTACAGCTTTGGACTGATGCCATACAGGAAACCCATCCTTACAGTTG TGGGGACACCCATCAGTGTCCCACCCAGTCCCAATCCTAGCAGCGAGGACATCGAGTCTCTTCATAAAGTTTACTTGGAGCGTCTGAGTGAACTGTTCgagcaacacaaacacagctaCGGCCTGCAGGAGCACCAACACCTGACCTTCCTTTGA
- the mogat3a gene encoding 2-acylglycerol O-acyltransferase 1 isoform X3 translates to MMIRFAPLNVPLRRRLQTVAVLQWIFSFLGLAQCCLAAFVLLLFSTWWTVALFYVGWLWLDRDTPSLGGRRSHWVRSWSIWEYFRDYFPVKLVKTVDLDPKKNYIFGFHPHGLVSSSKSSLSYLLSRPQGGNVAVIAVGGASESLDARPGALTLQVHNRKGFIKMALKHGAQLVPVFSFGENELFDQIQNPTGSPLRTLQDRLQSIMGVAMPLFHARGVFQYSFGLMPYRKPILTVVGTPISVPPSPNPSSEDIESLHKVYLERLSELFEQHKHSYGLQEHQHLTFL, encoded by the exons ATGATGATCCGCTTTGCCCCACTCAATGTCCCACTGAGGAGACGCCTTCAAACTGTTGCCGTGCTGCAGTGGATCTTCTCCTTCCTGGGCCTAG CCCAGTGCTGTCTTGCCGCCTTTGTCCTCCTCTTATTCTCCACTTGGTGGACGGTGGCCTTGTTCTATGTTGGTTGGCTGTGGTTGGACCGTGACACTCCCAGTCTTGGGGGTCGGAGGTCCCACTGGGTTAGGAGTTGGAGCATATGGGAATATTTCAGAGACTACTTTCCCGTAAAG CTAGTGAAAACAGTCGACCTGGACCCAAAGAAGAACTACATCTTTGGATTTCATCCGCACG GTCTGGTATCAAGTTCAAAGTCCAGTCTTTCCTACCTACTGAGTCGTCCTCAAGGAGGAAATGTCGCTGTCATCGCAGTGGGTGGAGCATCAGAGTCGCTGGATGCTCGGCCGGGAGCTTTAACACTACAG GTGCATAACAGAAAGGGCTTCATCAAAATGGCACTGAAACATGG AGCTCAGCTGGTTCCTGTCTTCTCCTTTGGAGAGAACGAGCTCTTCGATCAGATTCAGAACCCGACCGGTTCTCCTCTCCGGACACTACAG GACCGGCTGCAAAGCATTATGGGAGTTGCGATGCCTCTGTTCCATGCTAGAGGAGTTTTCCAGTACAGCTTTGGACTGATGCCATACAGGAAACCCATCCTTACAGTTG TGGGGACACCCATCAGTGTCCCACCCAGTCCCAATCCTAGCAGCGAGGACATCGAGTCTCTTCATAAAGTTTACTTGGAGCGTCTGAGTGAACTGTTCgagcaacacaaacacagctaCGGCCTGCAGGAGCACCAACACCTGACCTTCCTTTGA
- the mogat3a gene encoding 2-acylglycerol O-acyltransferase 2-A isoform X1, translating into MMIRFAPLNVPLRRRLQTVAVLQWIFSFLGLAQCCLAAFVLLLFSTWWTVALFYVGWLWLDRDTPSLGGRRSHWVRSWSIWEYFRDYFPVKLVKTVDLDPKKNYIFGFHPHGVLVAGAFCNFCTESTGFSSLFPGLKSHLLMLPFWFRVPLFREYIMSGGLVSSSKSSLSYLLSRPQGGNVAVIAVGGASESLDARPGALTLQVHNRKGFIKMALKHGAQLVPVFSFGENELFDQIQNPTGSPLRTLQDRLQSIMGVAMPLFHARGVFQYSFGLMPYRKPILTVVGTPISVPPSPNPSSEDIESLHKVYLERLSELFEQHKHSYGLQEHQHLTFL; encoded by the exons ATGATGATCCGCTTTGCCCCACTCAATGTCCCACTGAGGAGACGCCTTCAAACTGTTGCCGTGCTGCAGTGGATCTTCTCCTTCCTGGGCCTAG CCCAGTGCTGTCTTGCCGCCTTTGTCCTCCTCTTATTCTCCACTTGGTGGACGGTGGCCTTGTTCTATGTTGGTTGGCTGTGGTTGGACCGTGACACTCCCAGTCTTGGGGGTCGGAGGTCCCACTGGGTTAGGAGTTGGAGCATATGGGAATATTTCAGAGACTACTTTCCCGTAAAG CTAGTGAAAACAGTCGACCTGGACCCAAAGAAGAACTACATCTTTGGATTTCATCCGCACG GCGTGTTGGTCGCCGGAGCGTTCTGTAACTTCTGCACTGAGTCTACAGGTTTCTCCAGTCTTTTTCCCGGACTCAAGTCTCACCTGCTCATGTTGCCTTTCTGGTTCCGAGTGCCGCTGTTCAGAGAGTACATCATGAGCGGAG GTCTGGTATCAAGTTCAAAGTCCAGTCTTTCCTACCTACTGAGTCGTCCTCAAGGAGGAAATGTCGCTGTCATCGCAGTGGGTGGAGCATCAGAGTCGCTGGATGCTCGGCCGGGAGCTTTAACACTACAG GTGCATAACAGAAAGGGCTTCATCAAAATGGCACTGAAACATGG AGCTCAGCTGGTTCCTGTCTTCTCCTTTGGAGAGAACGAGCTCTTCGATCAGATTCAGAACCCGACCGGTTCTCCTCTCCGGACACTACAG GACCGGCTGCAAAGCATTATGGGAGTTGCGATGCCTCTGTTCCATGCTAGAGGAGTTTTCCAGTACAGCTTTGGACTGATGCCATACAGGAAACCCATCCTTACAGTTG TGGGGACACCCATCAGTGTCCCACCCAGTCCCAATCCTAGCAGCGAGGACATCGAGTCTCTTCATAAAGTTTACTTGGAGCGTCTGAGTGAACTGTTCgagcaacacaaacacagctaCGGCCTGCAGGAGCACCAACACCTGACCTTCCTTTGA